One genomic region from Sphingomonas paeninsulae encodes:
- the atpD gene encoding F0F1 ATP synthase subunit beta, producing MGRISQIIGAVVDVTFEDQLPAILSALETDNNGVRVVLEVAQHLGENTVRTIAMEATEGLTRGQRVTDTGSQIRMPVGPMTLGRIMNVIGEPIDERGPIGATQTAPIHALAPLFVDQSTESSILVTGIKVIDLLAPYARGGKIGLFGGAGVGKTVLIQELINNIAKGHGGVSVFAGVGERTREGNDLYHEFLDAGVIAKDADGNPTPEGSKVALVFGQMNEPPGARARVALSGLTIAEYFRDQEGQDVLFFVDNIFRFTQAGSEVSALLGRIPSAVGYQPTLSTDMGALQERITSTNKGSITSVQAIYVPADDLTDPAPATSFAHLDATTTLNRAISELGIYPAVDPLDSTSRVLTPAVVGQEHYDTARAVQETLQKYKSLQDIIAILGMDELSEDDRLTVSRARKIQKFLSQPFHVAEVFTGISGKFVQVEDTVKSFKAVVEGEYDHLPEAAFYMVGGIDEAVAKAKKLAEEA from the coding sequence ATCGGCCGCATCTCGCAGATCATCGGTGCCGTCGTCGACGTAACGTTCGAAGATCAGCTTCCTGCCATTCTCTCGGCGCTCGAAACCGACAACAACGGCGTCCGCGTCGTTCTCGAAGTCGCGCAACATCTCGGTGAGAACACGGTCCGCACCATCGCGATGGAAGCAACCGAAGGTTTGACCCGTGGTCAGCGCGTCACCGACACTGGCTCGCAGATCCGTATGCCCGTCGGTCCAATGACCCTCGGTCGCATCATGAACGTCATCGGTGAACCAATCGATGAGCGTGGCCCCATCGGCGCAACGCAAACCGCACCAATTCACGCACTTGCCCCCCTGTTCGTCGATCAGTCGACGGAGAGCAGCATTCTCGTCACCGGCATCAAGGTCATCGATCTCCTCGCTCCATATGCGCGCGGCGGTAAGATCGGCCTGTTTGGCGGCGCAGGCGTCGGCAAGACGGTTCTCATCCAGGAACTGATCAACAACATCGCAAAGGGCCACGGCGGCGTGTCCGTGTTCGCCGGTGTGGGTGAGCGTACCCGCGAGGGTAACGATCTTTATCACGAGTTCCTCGACGCGGGCGTTATTGCCAAGGATGCCGATGGCAATCCAACGCCAGAAGGTTCGAAGGTTGCGCTGGTGTTCGGCCAGATGAACGAGCCACCAGGAGCACGTGCCCGCGTCGCTCTGTCAGGTCTGACCATCGCTGAATATTTCCGCGATCAGGAAGGACAGGACGTCCTGTTCTTCGTCGACAACATCTTCCGCTTCACGCAGGCCGGTTCGGAAGTGTCCGCACTTCTGGGTCGTATCCCTTCGGCCGTGGGTTATCAGCCAACGCTGTCGACCGACATGGGCGCCCTTCAGGAGCGCATCACGTCGACCAACAAGGGTTCGATTACGTCGGTTCAGGCGATCTACGTTCCCGCCGACGATCTCACCGATCCAGCCCCTGCAACATCGTTCGCGCATCTTGATGCGACGACCACGCTGAACCGCGCGATTTCGGAGCTGGGCATCTATCCAGCAGTCGATCCGCTCGATTCGACATCGCGCGTTCTGACACCTGCCGTTGTCGGTCAGGAGCATTACGACACCGCCCGCGCCGTTCAGGAAACCCTGCAGAAGTATAAGTCGCTGCAGGACATCATCGCCATTCTCGGCATGGACGAGCTTTCGGAAGACGATCGCCTGACCGTCAGCCGCGCGCGCAAGATCCAGAAGTTCCTCAGCCAGCCTTTCCACGTCGCCGAAGTCTTCACCGGCATCAGTGGCAAGTTCGTGCAGGTCGAAGACACGGTCAAATCATTCAAGGCCGTCGTCGAAGGCGAATATGATCACCTTCCGGAAGCAGCGTTCTACATGGTCGGCGGCATTGACGAAGCCGTTGCCAAGGCTAAAAAGCTGGCGGAAGAAGCCTAA